A genomic stretch from Setaria italica strain Yugu1 chromosome VII, Setaria_italica_v2.0, whole genome shotgun sequence includes:
- the LOC101780208 gene encoding AT-rich interactive domain-containing protein 2, translating into MDPVAAVVAILTKLKSLGFCADLRIPDAAAASDPSEAFDAVLAAFLREAYLGGREARPIPAALGDGRRVDLLRLFLAVRAAGGYARVASSTGGWAAAAESAGVDADLAAAVKILYAKYLGALDRWIQRLEEAHGPFLGSDRKKRQNLFNGSNGVEEEEEALLDCDGREQRHVMLKRKRGDMVGMLGWVREIAENAGDDGTVVAGSVDEYLSVALAVRKVVTRKRVRRASMLNGSHCQEVFPMACDCCTSLTNVGVCAKAKLLNGSLMLIEGENNLAGQGKCETIMQHDSSDGCRFTSQQKNEIPIGPGYQAQVPQWTGEVPVNYDDPETLKWLGTKVWPPINGNCKALFCGDPIGKGREVVCGCNLPGSVECVRFHVAERRFKLKRELGAAFYAWGFDRMGEEIALSWTDEEEASFKAVAQRSAPSLGRDFWNRLHLFFQFKGRKELVSYYFNCFLLRRRCYQNRITPKNIDSDDEEETEFRFLGNRLGHSAAKYHNTKHTICIENTHSMDLDE; encoded by the exons ATGgaccccgtcgccgccgtcgtcgccatcCTCACCAAGCTTAAATCCCTCGGTTTCTGCGCTGATCTCCGgatccccgacgccgccgcggcctctgACCCCTCGGAGGCGTTcgacgccgtcctcgccgcgttCCTGCGCGAGGCCTACCTTGGCGGGCGCGAGGCGCGGCCTATCCCGGCTGCGCTCGGCGATGGCCGCCGTGTcgacctcctccgcctcttcctcgccgtccgagccGCGGGGGGCTACGCCCGCGTGGCCTCCTCTACCGGTGgctgggccgccgccgcagagtccgccggcgtcgacgccgACCTCGCGGCGGCTGTCAAGATTCTCTACGCGAAGTACCTCGGCGCTCTAGACCGCTGGATCCAGAGGCTCGAGGAAGCGCACGGGCCGTTCTTGGGCAGCGACAGGAAGAAAAGGCAAAATCTGTTCAATGGTTCCAatggagtggaggaggaggaagaagccctcTTGGATTGCGACGGGAGGGAGCAGCGGCATGTGAtgttgaagaggaagaggggggACATGGTTGGGATGCTGGGTTGGGTGAGGGAGATAGCCGAGAATGCTGGGGATGATGGTACTGTGGTTGCTGGGTCCGTGGATGAGTACCTCTCAGTGGCATTGGCGGTCAGGAAGGTGGTGACCAGGAAGAGGGTTCGCCGAGCAAGCATGTTGAATGGCTCACATTGTCAG GAAGTATTTCCGATGGCTTGCGATTGCTGTACAAGTCTGACCAATGTTGGAGTTTGTGCAAAGGCAAAATTACTGAATGGTTCTTTAATGCTCATAGAAGGGGAGAACAACTTGGCTGGACAAGGAAAGTGTGAGACTATAATGCAGCATGACTCTTCTGATGGTTGTCGTTTTACAAGTCAGCAGAAGAATGAAATACCTATTGGTCCTGGCTATCAAGCACAGGTACCACAATGGACTGGTGAGGTGCCTGTAAATTATGATGATCCGGAAACTCTGAAATGGTTGGGAACAAAGGTCTGGCCTCCAATAAATGGGAACTGTAAAGCATTGTTCTGTGGTGACCCTATTGGCAAGGGCAGAGAAGTTGTTTGTGGTTGCAACCTTCCAGGATCAGTGGAATGTGTTAGGTTTCATGTAGCGGAACGGAGATTTAAGTTGAAACGTGAACTTGGTGCAGCTTTCTATGCGTGGGGATTTGATCGTATGGGGGAGGAGATTGCACTTTCTTGGACAGATGAAGAGGAGGCAAGTTTCAAGGCTGTAGCACAACGTAGTGCTCCATCATTGGGCAGGGATTTCTGGAACCGTCTGCACTTATTTTTTCAATTTAAGGGAAGGAAAGAACTCGTGAGCTATTATTTTAATTGTTTTCTTCTTAGAAGGAGGTGTTACCAAAACCGGATAACTCCGAAGAACATagatagtgatgatgaggaagagacAGAATTTAGATTCTTGGGTAATCGTCTTGGTCACAGTGCAGCTAAGTATCACAATACCAAGCACACCATCTGCATTGAGAATACACACTCTATGGATCTGGATGAATAG